A section of the Microcoleus sp. FACHB-831 genome encodes:
- the rpsS gene encoding 30S ribosomal protein S19, whose protein sequence is MGRSLKKGPFVADHLLSKIEKLNAKGEKQLIKTWSRASTILPQMVGHTIAVHNGRQHVPVFVSEQMVGHKLGEFAPTRTFRGHSKSDKKSGR, encoded by the coding sequence ATGGGTCGTTCTCTTAAAAAAGGTCCTTTTGTTGCGGATCATCTGCTGAGTAAGATTGAAAAGCTCAACGCCAAGGGCGAAAAGCAGTTGATCAAAACTTGGTCTCGTGCTTCGACAATACTGCCGCAGATGGTGGGACATACGATAGCAGTTCACAACGGACGTCAACACGTTCCCGTTTTTGTCAGCGAACAGATGGTAGGGCACAAATTAGGCGAATTTGCTCCCACGCGGACGTTTCGCGGACACTCGAAGAGCGATAAGAAGTCGGGTAGATAA